The genomic window ATTCGGGATGCTCTCGAACCATCTTCAGATGGATATTGAGATTAATATCAATACTATAAATACAGAATATTTATCTAATTCAAGATAGTCAGCAAACATGTACCGGAACTCAGCCAATGCACACCTATACCCGCATGCATGATAACGAGGTCAGTAACCGTCGAAGAGATTCATGACCTGTACCTGATGTGGAACGACCATATCAACGCCTCCGCTCTCTATCGCCGCGCCCTCCGTGAGGAAATGGAAGTCCGCGGTGTTGACCCCAATGAACTCCGCGATCTTTTAGAGCGGGCCCGTGAGCAGGGCTATACGCTTGAAGAGATCGCAGCGGATACGAACCGATTCGACGATCTCCAGTCGCTCGTTGAAGATCAGCAGAGCCGGCCAACGGCTGAAGACGCTACTGATGGTTAATCCGTTATGTCACAAGGCAAGTCTCCTTCCGACCTTGAGCATCGCACTGGGTCGCCCCTGACCGGCAGAATCACTCGACAGGCCGTGCTCACGATCGTCTTCTTGGGTTTGTTCGCCGTCCAGTCGGTCACTGCGCAGAGTAACGCGGTCTGTAGCGCGGACAACCTTCCGAGCATGATTGAGGGATTCTTCCAACTCACCACCGCCCTAGGAATCGTTGGCCTCGCCATCGTCTGGCAGGCAGACTCCCTCATCGAGATGTTCACCCTCCATCCCGAGCAGAAGAAAGGCCTCAAACGCCACAAGCGCTCAGCGATGAAGTCCGCGGTCGTCCTCGTCGTCCTTGGCCCGCTGTATACGGTCGCTGGGTCGATGATGAGCCTCCCGCTGGCGCAGTGCGTTGATCTCGTCCCCTGGTAAACTGTCTACTATCCCCGACGTGAGCCAATGAACCACCGAGTGCTCTCCGTACTCATGGCCGGATTGCTCGTGACGAGCATAGTCACGGGCATCGTCGCCGCTGACCCGCCGCAGCCAGGTACGGAGGAGAACGGACTCACCGAGAACGAGTCAGCGACACTCTGGTCGCGTGATTCAGATAACTACATCAGCCAGGAGGAGTACCGCCAGCGGTACGGCGAGAACCGCTCCGCCGTCCACCAGGTTGCGAATGGGACCGACGTCACGTTCAAACGACCGCCGGCGACCGCAGCGACGTGGACTCGGAACGACTTCGAGGACCTCGACGCCGGCGGAGCAGACACGTCCGTGCATCCGTCGCACGCGGACCTCGAGGATGGTGTCTTCATCGATGATGCCCACGCCACGATCTTCGCGGTCCAGCCCTCCACACGGGGGCACCTCGAATCCGATGAGACACCCCTGTACATCGCGCCGAGCGGGACCATGCGGGGATTCATCGACTATCGCGTGCGGGTCCCGAACGGGAGTTCATCCGAGAACACGACCATTGAGTGGTCGCTCATGGAGCACAAAATCGATGAAGTCCAACTGAAGAAGGATGGCGAAACCATTGCGACGCAGGACGGGTCCCATACGCCAGTCCTCGACTACCAGGTCGAGGATGACTGGAGCGCGAATCTCTCGCTCGAAGCGGAAATCAGCGTCCGTCTGAAGAAGACCACTCGGTTCGACCAAGGCAACCGGACGGACGTCGACGTCACCTACCGGACGGAATCACGCAACGTCTCGGACGCGATCGCCGTTGAGATCTACGACCTCTCGGCGTATCCTTACTACGCTGAGTACCCCAACGGCGATGCCGGCGTAGCGATCTTCCAGTCCCGCCTGTGGCAAGGCTATACTCTCACTGAGGATGACGATGCCCGGGTCCGCGGTGTCTGGCGGTTCTACACTGCTCGGAACACCAACTGGGACATGCTCGTTCAGTCTAATCAGACGGATAGGACCACGGTCGAGTCTGACGCGATTCCCGTGTACGTCCACGCGTATCCCTCACGCATCGGTCCGCGCGCCGAGCCGGTTCGAGACGGCCCCAAACTCATCGAGACGTGGGGGACTGACCGCCCGTCACCGGTCGATTCCATCGGGGATAACGTCAACATCGACATCGCCAACCAATCGTACACGACGACGTATGGCGTCGCCGTTCGGGCGGAGACCGTCGACCGTGAGGCGCTCCACGTCGCGGGGATCGTCCGTGGCGTGAACGCCTCGATCGCCGAGCCGGACGGGGGCTCCGAGCGACAGCTCCGGCGAAGTAACCTCACCGTGAAGGTCCACAAGCAGAACCAGTCACAGGCAACACTCCGGATCGAACTGCAAGACAATCAGACCGGCGCCCCAATCACGCTCGACGATACCCGCCAGTATCCGATTCGTGGAACGACTCGAAATGGATACATCACCGTCGCAGATCAGCGTGTCGAGACCAACGAATCGGGTGTGGCAATCGTAACGATCGATGAGTCGGGGATTTACACGGCCAACTACCATCCGGGCTCGTGGCTCGGACATGATCCCGCATATGTGAGCGATTCCGCGACGGTCCGCTGGCACCCACTCGGAACCATTGAGGGCTGGTTCGCCCTCGTGTTCGAAGTTGGCTGGCAGCTCCTGCCGTTTTTCGTGATGTTCTATGCCGGCAAGCGACTCCTGCGGATGCTTGGCCCAGAAGACATTTTCCAACAAGAACCATGACGAAGCACAATCCACACCTCAGCAGACGTACCGCCCTTCAAACAGTTTCTGGAGCCGCTCTCACGAGCATTGCTGGCTGTCTAAATACCAATGGGAACTCTGGAACGCCCAGCGATGGATCTCCCTCTTCAAACAGCCAAGGCCCTCTTCGGCGTGTCGTTGTTGATGGAACAACGCTTGTCGTCGAACTCTCGGAAGATGCTGACGTCGACCAAGTCAATCTAATCCAGCCGAATGGAGAACCGTTCGGCCAGCGTGATGTTGCTACAGGAGCACAACAAGTTACGTTCGAACTCGGAGCGTCCTATTCCCCTGGTGAGTATCATGTTATTGCGCTAGCGGGCGAAGAGACTGTAGAGGAGTCCTCTCTTTCCGTTCATCCAAATCTTAGAATTATGGAAATAGGAATAGGGAAGAACCAGCCTGAAAGGATGTGGGATAGCTCAAGTGATAAGATCTCTAAGGAGGCCTTCGTATCTGTCGAAAACCGAGGTAATGGCCCGGATACGATAACGCAGCTCCTCTTCCTTGGCGATGTCCCCTATCCTTCAGATAAAGAGGGGACAAACTACGCCAACAACGAGGATATAAGCGGTATATACGATCCCGAGAAGGACACAGAAGTTGAAGAGGTGGTCATAGGACCAGGAGAGCAGCTTACATTGTACAGTTACCGTTCCCCATTTGCCTTCGTTCGAGGAGATGGGACCTCCTGTAAAAGCGAAGAACAAAATGGGGAGTTCGAGGTCATCCTGAAGACGCAAGTCGGCTCTAATCAGGTGTCAGAGACATACGGCATTCACTACTCTGCTTCAGAAGAGTTCGATAATTGCGGAATTACGATCAGTGAGTGATAACAATGGTAGACCTCATTGACGTTGTTTTAGAAGGTTTTAAAGACATTGTCGACTGGGTTATCGGCCTTTTCATGGAGGGGTTGAACAACGGTTATGAGACCCTCACGGAGGAAATGTTTGGAACACCTACGCCAGAGACGGAGGGCGCATTTGTCTTTGGTGCCCCAACTAACGGTCCTTGGCCAGCAATACGTGATGCATTGGTCGGTGGGGAGATCATGCTTATCTCACTACTTCTACTGGTGATGTGCGTTCAAGGCCGACACACAATTCGAATCTTCAATATTGGGAGCGCTTACGAAGCGAGACGAACGAAGAAAACTGCTTGGGTCGGTGCATTCCTCATCATCACTTGGTACTGGGTGAGTATTCTTGGCCTCTACATCGTTGATGGATTCACGATTGCGTTGATGCCGAGTCTGGATTCTCTTGGTGATGCAATGTTGAACTTCCTCAAGGAGTCACTGACGAACCCTGGACTGGCATTCGTATTCGCAGTTATAGGGGGTCTCTCGATGTGGGCGCTTGAAGCACTGTATTACATTCGAGAGATTCTCCTTTATGTGTATGTCTACGGAATGCCGATAGCGTTCGCTCTCGCATACGGTAATATCCCGGTTCTTTCCGATATTGCGATGGGGTTTTCCAAACGATTTGTTCCGCTTGCAGTTCTTCCCCTTCCAGCAGCAGTCGTGTTCAAAGGATACGACCTTCTTTACTCAGAAGGCGCGCTTTCCCCAGATAGCGCATTTCTGAAGTACCTAGTCGCTGCTTCTCTCCCTCTAATTGCTCTCTATCTCACTTGGAAGACGTTCAAATTTGCAACCCCGCTGACAGCAAAAGTTCTCGGAGGGGCAACCAAGAGTGCAGCCCTCATCGGAGGTGTAGCTGCCGGTGCTTACGTCGGTAGCGCTGGCGTCGCGACAACCGCTGCCCGGTGGGGACCAAAAGCCGCCGCAGGTCACGCTATCGCCCAGAAGGCGGCCGCACGAGGCACGAACAGCGACGAAGACAGCGAGACGCCATCGTATCGGCGGACCGAGAACGACCCTGGAAGCTACTAGCAACCCATGTCAATAGATCAAGACGCAGCTGCACGGCGCATCATGGACCAGTTTGGCGAGGAAAGTCGTATCCCCTACCTCAATATCGATGAGGGTGACGTGGGTGTCCTGATCGCCTTCCCAATCGTTGGCCTCTTCCTAGCTGGACTCACCGGGATCGAATCGCTCGCTCTCCCGTTCGTTGCCGGCGGATTCGGCTTCGGCGTGGCGATCGTCTATGTCTCTCCCGATCATCTGAATGCGTGGACGTGGGCGAAGGATGTCTATCGATATATGACACGTCCCCAAGTAACGTTTAGTGCTCCAGAAGAGGCTGACAGTAGTACCAACGAAACGGAGCGGAACGAGGGCGGCCTCGCGAACTACACGCCGTTCAAGCCCGATGAACGGACGCAGGACCTCACAAACATCAAGCGGGCGTGGCCAGGCGCTGGTGCGATCCAACGCGCCGACGGGACGATGGAGGCGTTCATCGAAATCGACCCAGATAACATGGACTTCGCGATGTCCGACGACTGGGCAGAACTCCAGGAAGCTGGCGAGGAATTCGCCAACAAAGAACTCGACTCGAAGCTCAAACTCCACGCGACAACCCGGTCATTCCCGGTGGATCAGATTACCGAGAACATCGAAGACCGCCTGAACGACGAGGACGTCAAAGAGAATCCCATCTTCCGGGAACTCCTCGAGGAGTATCGGGAGACGCGGCCGAAAGAGATGCGTGAACGGGGGATCCAGCAGGTTCGCTATTACATCGGCGTTCAGGTCACGCCGCTGGAGGTCTATGATCGCTTCCGCGACGAGGGAACCCCTGCCGAGAAGCTGACTCAGTTCCCCGTTATCGGTTTCCTGTTTAACCCGTTCGTTACTCGTCGCGAGAACCTCACCGACGTTGAGCGTCGCGCCCAGATGTTCGAGAAACTCGACAGCCGCATCAACGACGTGCGGTCCGAATTCATTCAGCAGGCCTCGGGGTGGTCGGCACGTCGGCTCAGCACGGTTGAGCTGTTCGTGATGAATATGGACTTCTGGAACGGCCGCGAACACGACTATGACGAGGCTGAACGGGTCGTTCGTGAACAACCGATTATCGGCCACTCGTGCCGGGAGGATGCCCACGATGGGTAACGTGATCCTCCAGACGAGCAGCGGTGCTGTCGCCGAGCTTGTGGAGTGGCTCTCAAACCCGACCTCAGCCGAAGGTGCGGCCCTCTACGTCGGGGTCGTAGTCGTTCTCACCGTCGGTGGGAAACTTCTCTGGGACCGGTATACCGAGGACGATGAAAAAGAGGTCGAGTTCTCGGATCTGCTTGACGAAGAGACGCTGGAGGAAGGCGGGGCCGAACGTCGGTTACTCGACGACATCGCCGAGTCGCACAAGACGGTCACCGCCCCGGCCGCTATCGAGTGGGAAACACGAGCCGCACGCGTTGGCGAGCAGTGGACAACGACGCTGTACATCGCGGACTATCCTGATTATCCCAACGATGGCTATCTGAGCGATCTTTTCGAGATGACCGACGTCCAGTTCGATCTGACGGCCCACATCACCCCGAAGAATCAGGAACGGGCACGGACCGAACTGCAGGATATCGCCGACGATCTTCAGGTTGACGCCGATCTCGAACAAAGCGTCCGGAGTGCCTATCTACAAGAGCGTGCCAATGAAGCCGCAGCGACGTACACGGCCGTCGAGAATGGCGCGAGCGTCTTCGACCAGGGAATGTTCATCACGGTCCGGGCTGACGAGAAGGACGAGCTCAGGGACGCCGTCCAGAAGGTCAAGAGTGCGCTCCGCGACGACCCGGCCAACCTCACGCCGAAGACGGCGATCTGTCGACAGGATCTCGCCCTTCAGTCCGCCGCGCCCATCGGTGACAACGAGTTCGGGCGGACGTCGATTGCGCTCGGCGGCGCCGTCGGTGCGTTGCTGTCCTCGCCGCACAACGCGACGATCCTCGAGGAGGGCGGCGTCGAGTTCGGGATTCACAAGGACAACCAGAGCCCGGTGGTCATCGACCCGTTCGCGCGAGACAACGGCTACGCGATGTTCACCGTCGGCGACACGGGGTCGGGGAAGTCGTTCAGTTCGAAACAGAACTTCATCCGCTCTATCGAGCAGAGCAAGGACCGAATCGGCATCATCCTCGAGCCGCTGAACAACTGGACCGGCGTCGCCGAAGCCCTCGACGCCAAACGCATCACAGTCGGCGGGACGCTCGGACTGAACCCCTTGGAGATTCGGGAGACGCCCGAGCACGTCCAGCGGGCGATGGGCGAGGACGCGAGCCCGTTCAACGAGAAGCTCGACGACGCGATGAGCTTCCTGACGAACTTCTTCGCGCTCCGCGGCATCTCGCTTGGCGACCGTCGGACGACGCTCGAACTCGGACTCAAGCGAGCATACAAGCGCAACGGGATCACCGATGATATCTCGACGCACAGCAACTCGAGCCCGACGATTCGTGATATGATGGACGTCTTCGAGGATATGATCGACAACCCCGAAGAGTTCGTTGTGCGGTCCGACGAAGAAGCCGGGAAGATCAAGAAGGACGCGACGTGGCTTCTCGATCAGCTCCGCCCCTTCGAGGAAGGTGGCCGTCACGCCAATCTTGGCCAGGAATCCGATTTCGACATCCGGGACGAGAAAGTCATCTACCTCGATCTCGCCCAGCAGGAGGGCAGCGTCGACAGCAGCACGGCACTGACAATGCAGCTGCTTATCTCACTGGTCTACGAGCGGGCGAAAGTTTCGGAGAAGGAGGTGGTGTTCTACATCGACGAGGCGCGGTACATCATGCAGGATGCCGCGAGTCTGGCATTCCTCGAGACAGTCTTCCGGCACCACCGCCACCACGACCTCTCGATCCGACTGGTTACGCAGACCGTCGACGAGTTCTTTGAGCACGCCGAGTCCGAGGCCATCCTCGATCAGTGTGCGGTCAAGCAGTTCCACCGCTTGGACGGGATGGACGAAGAGTGGTCCGATGAGTTCGGCCTGAACTACGCCCAGATGCGATTCGTCCAAGATGCCGTCCCCGGCAACGAGGACGCCGGCTTCTCCGAAGCGCTCGTCGGTGTCGACGGCGAGTGGCGCGGGATCAAGGTCAAAGCGATGCCCAAGGAGAAGCAGGTCATCGATTTCGATCCAACCTCCCAAGTTCGCTCCTCGTTACCGGGCGCCGGTGACAGCGCCGAGACCGAGATGCTGGAGTTCAAGGAAGAGCTCCAATATCGAGAAACGAACGGAACGAACGAAACGAGCGAATCGAACGAGGAACCAGACGCCGTCGGAGCTGAGCCAGATGGCGGATCTACGGAGGAGACGAACGATGGCTGAGTACCTGCGCGTCACACCGACATCCGAGCGACTCGATCCGGAGAGTATCCCCCGAATCCTCGACAGCCTCCACAAACTGACCACGCCCGACTCGTCAGGCCTCGGCGCGAAGTTGAACCCGCTCCGCAGTGAGACGCCACTGCGATTCGAGTTCCTGGCGATAAGTGATGGCCCAGATGAGCCGGTGGAGTTCTTCTACGGCGCCGATGCGCACCTCGATACCCTCGAGAAGCGGCTTCGCTCGATCTATCCAGCCACGTTCGATATCGAACGCGTCGACGTCGATGTCGCTGCCCGGCTCATTCAGCCAGTCGAGTTCACACCACAGGAATTCGTCGAACACTACGAAGCCGGGGAGCTTCAATACGAGTTCGGCTCGGCGGAACAGTACGACCACCTTGACGAAGAGCCAGCAGACTTCGAGTCAGCCGACGCAGACCCGGTTGTCGACGGCGGCACGATATCCACTGCAATTCCCGACCATCACGTTATCGCCGGAGAGTCTGTCCTTGAACTAGCCACGCCCGAGACACTCCCGGAGGACAAGGAGAAACCACCGATCGAGAAGCCGACGATGACCCCTGATGGGATGATTCTAGCGCGGCCAGCACCCGGCGCCGTCTCGCCGCTCGGGGTTCGATGGTGTGGTTCCGCGTCGCGGAAGCAGGACTGGATGACCTCGCTGACGCCGTTCACAGTGGAGGAAACGAACGGCGACCTCTCGTCGGTCGACCAACCGGGCGCAGCGCTCGCGTCGCTGATCGATCACCTGATGGAGGCGACAGCACCGACCGCGTTCCAGGTCGTCTTCCAACGGCGCTCGAGCTGGCAGTCTGACGCGGAGGTGCGGAAAGAGGACCTCGTCGACGGCCGGGATACGTTCTTCCAAGAGGTCGTCGGATCGTTGCTCGAGGTTGAGGAGCAACGGAGCGACCAAGACGAACGGCAGCTCAGTGAGGCTGTCGAGAAGCGAATCAAGTCTATCGACGCGAAAAACGCCAAACGGTCGTTCACAGTCAATATCCGGGCCATCGGCGTCCCCACCGACGATACCCGTGATGACCTCGATGGCCGGATGGACTCGCTCCTCCCCGTGTTCGACCCGCTTGATGGACCGTTCTACGAAGTCGAGGGGAAACGCCTCCGGGACAGCGGCTTCCGTGAGAAAACCAAGGAGAAGAAGGCACGGGCGGCTCTCCAGCGCCTCCTCAACCGTGGACTGACGACGGGGCGTGGAAAGACACGGCCCGAGCTAGTTCTCTGTGGGACGGAGCTCGCCAACTTCGTCCTTGTCCCCTCCTCTGAACAGCTGACAGTCGAAGGGATACGCGGGACTCGAGCCGAACAGCAGAGCCGGAATCCGTTGCCGTGTCCCAATCCAGACCTGATTCAGCAATTCCAAGAAGGGATGGCTATTGGCTACGCACTCGACGAGAACGGTGAGCCACGATCAGACCCAATCCGGATCCCACCAGACCTGTTGACGACACACTATGGCCGGTTCGCGTCGACTGGCGCCGGTAAGTCAAAGGCGATCATCAACGACGCTCTTTCGCTTCGGGAGACGACAGGCGGTCCTGTCGTCATCGTCGATCCGAAGGGCGATGGGATGTGCGAGAATTACCTGCGCTGCCACTATGACCAGTTCGGTGGCTTGGACGACGTCTATCAGTTCCGCGTCCCGGAGATTCTCCCTGCGTTCTCGTTTTTCGATATTCGCCCAGCCCTGGAAGCTGGACGCAACCGGGAGGACGCGATTCAGGACAAGGTAGACCACTTCCACGACATCCTCCGAATGATTATGGGCCGAGAACAGTACGGCCAAGCATTCGTCGCCAACGAAATCCTCAGCTACCTGATTAAGGCACTCTTCGACGAGGAGTACGGAAGCGACGTCTTCGGACTGGATGACCTCTTCGCCGCAGCTCTCCAGATGCAACGAGAGCAAACTATCCCACCGGTGTCGGCGGACAACAGGAACGTCGAGGAGTCACTCACGCGGCATTTCGCGAAGGACGACCACCGGTTTCAGGTGTCGATGGACGCCGTCGGAAACCGTCTAGACAAGCTCAGAGAAGACGCGCACCTGCGACGTATCTTCAGCCACGTCCCGAAACAAGACGATGACGGCGAGTATGTTGACAACCGCTTCGACTTCCGCGAGTTCCTCGACGAAGACGCCACGATTCTGTTCGACTTGGGCGATCTGCGTCCAGAAGCACAGCGGGCAATCACCCTCCTTCTGTTGAGTAATCTCTGGGACGCCGTCCAGGTTCGCCGGCGTGATGGAAAGACCGACTACGAGAACCTCACCAATCTCATCATCGAAGAGGCCGCCCCCGTGGCCTCGACAAAACTCGTCTCTGAGCAGCTGCTTCCACAGGGACGGTCGTTCGGCCTGAGCATGGGGCTGGTGATGCAGTTCCCCGGCCAGGTTCGAAATCGAAACGAGCGCGCCTACGACGAGGTCCTCAACAACATCAAGACAAAGCTCATCGGGAACATCTCCATCGAGCGCGACCTCGCCGAGTCGTTGGCCCACGAAGACCTGAGTCCGACTGATCTTCGAAATCGAGTCAATACGCTCCCCAGCGGAGAGTGGATTGCTCAACTCCCGAGCCCATCGTTTGGGAAGACAGGGCCTGCTCCGTTCTCAGTGAAACCGCTCCCGATAGCAGCGGGCCATCCAGAAAGCGATGAGCCGCTCTCTGTCGAACAGGAGGACCACTTCGAGACTGTGGCTCTTCCACGGCTGTCGGAACGTACACAGGCCCAGTACGGACTTGCTGAGACCCCACGCGAATCGGAGACAGCCGACGATGAGGGATGGGGGAGTAGATCGAACGCTGGACAGTCGACATCCGCAGAGTCCGCTAACCCTGTGGAATCGACGCAGTCGTCTTTCATCGGACAGGCAGCTAGTGGTTCAGCAGCCGACGAAGAGAAGGAGAAAGACGCGGATAACATTGATTCGCTGTTTGGAAATATGGGGTCCGTAGAGTCAGAAGAGTCAGCCACAGAAGAGAAGACGAACGCCGTCGACGAAAACGGATCGTCGCCAGTACAGGCAGATGGCGTAACCGTCTCCGATGACGAGCTCC from Halopiger xanaduensis SH-6 includes these protein-coding regions:
- a CDS encoding VirB4 family type IV secretion system protein codes for the protein MPTMGNVILQTSSGAVAELVEWLSNPTSAEGAALYVGVVVVLTVGGKLLWDRYTEDDEKEVEFSDLLDEETLEEGGAERRLLDDIAESHKTVTAPAAIEWETRAARVGEQWTTTLYIADYPDYPNDGYLSDLFEMTDVQFDLTAHITPKNQERARTELQDIADDLQVDADLEQSVRSAYLQERANEAAATYTAVENGASVFDQGMFITVRADEKDELRDAVQKVKSALRDDPANLTPKTAICRQDLALQSAAPIGDNEFGRTSIALGGAVGALLSSPHNATILEEGGVEFGIHKDNQSPVVIDPFARDNGYAMFTVGDTGSGKSFSSKQNFIRSIEQSKDRIGIILEPLNNWTGVAEALDAKRITVGGTLGLNPLEIRETPEHVQRAMGEDASPFNEKLDDAMSFLTNFFALRGISLGDRRTTLELGLKRAYKRNGITDDISTHSNSSPTIRDMMDVFEDMIDNPEEFVVRSDEEAGKIKKDATWLLDQLRPFEEGGRHANLGQESDFDIRDEKVIYLDLAQQEGSVDSSTALTMQLLISLVYERAKVSEKEVVFYIDEARYIMQDAASLAFLETVFRHHRHHDLSIRLVTQTVDEFFEHAESEAILDQCAVKQFHRLDGMDEEWSDEFGLNYAQMRFVQDAVPGNEDAGFSEALVGVDGEWRGIKVKAMPKEKQVIDFDPTSQVRSSLPGAGDSAETEMLEFKEELQYRETNGTNETSESNEEPDAVGAEPDGGSTEETNDG
- a CDS encoding ATP-binding protein, producing the protein MAEYLRVTPTSERLDPESIPRILDSLHKLTTPDSSGLGAKLNPLRSETPLRFEFLAISDGPDEPVEFFYGADAHLDTLEKRLRSIYPATFDIERVDVDVAARLIQPVEFTPQEFVEHYEAGELQYEFGSAEQYDHLDEEPADFESADADPVVDGGTISTAIPDHHVIAGESVLELATPETLPEDKEKPPIEKPTMTPDGMILARPAPGAVSPLGVRWCGSASRKQDWMTSLTPFTVEETNGDLSSVDQPGAALASLIDHLMEATAPTAFQVVFQRRSSWQSDAEVRKEDLVDGRDTFFQEVVGSLLEVEEQRSDQDERQLSEAVEKRIKSIDAKNAKRSFTVNIRAIGVPTDDTRDDLDGRMDSLLPVFDPLDGPFYEVEGKRLRDSGFREKTKEKKARAALQRLLNRGLTTGRGKTRPELVLCGTELANFVLVPSSEQLTVEGIRGTRAEQQSRNPLPCPNPDLIQQFQEGMAIGYALDENGEPRSDPIRIPPDLLTTHYGRFASTGAGKSKAIINDALSLRETTGGPVVIVDPKGDGMCENYLRCHYDQFGGLDDVYQFRVPEILPAFSFFDIRPALEAGRNREDAIQDKVDHFHDILRMIMGREQYGQAFVANEILSYLIKALFDEEYGSDVFGLDDLFAAALQMQREQTIPPVSADNRNVEESLTRHFAKDDHRFQVSMDAVGNRLDKLREDAHLRRIFSHVPKQDDDGEYVDNRFDFREFLDEDATILFDLGDLRPEAQRAITLLLLSNLWDAVQVRRRDGKTDYENLTNLIIEEAAPVASTKLVSEQLLPQGRSFGLSMGLVMQFPGQVRNRNERAYDEVLNNIKTKLIGNISIERDLAESLAHEDLSPTDLRNRVNTLPSGEWIAQLPSPSFGKTGPAPFSVKPLPIAAGHPESDEPLSVEQEDHFETVALPRLSERTQAQYGLAETPRESETADDEGWGSRSNAGQSTSAESANPVESTQSSFIGQAASGSAADEEKEKDADNIDSLFGNMGSVESEESATEEKTNAVDENGSSPVQADGVTVSDDELRRRGLTHDDIRFLTRVLDVMNRDAPNHGLLDSMSAFKDDFDNLDVQRLIDQNLLEEGRACSRKYYTVLPAGRELLGQKLKVGPGQGDIGEKTPHKVGVKLLELWLEARNDVVQVEPYYEYDEETVFDVAAFDADGELMWVGEAELPSNNKHAPVDDYDKQSAVDANAVWAFNRRETAVEVLDRLAEADRIENNVSGRAARRFSDIREAVESFDAEGMTTIRSFNKLDEGFNP